From the genome of Vicia villosa cultivar HV-30 ecotype Madison, WI linkage group LG2, Vvil1.0, whole genome shotgun sequence, one region includes:
- the LOC131653259 gene encoding eukaryotic translation initiation factor 6-2 codes for MATRLQFENNCDIGAFSKLTNAYCMVAIGGSEGFYSVFESELSGVIPVVKTSVAGTRIVGRLCAGNKNGLLLPHTTTDQELQHLRNSLPDQVVVQRIEEKLSALGNCIACNDHVALTHTDLDRETEEIIADVLGVEVFRQTIAGNILVGSFCALSNSGGLVHPHTSVEDLDELSTLLQIPLVAGTVNRGSEVIGAGMIVNDWTAFCGSDTTATELSVIENVFMLRDSKPSVIVNEMRKSLIDSYV; via the exons ATGGCAACTA GACTTCAGTTTGAGAATAATTGTGATATTGGAGCTTTCTCTAAACTTACAAATGCATATTGTATGGTTGCCATTGGAGGTTCTGAAGGCTTCTACAG TGTATTTGAATCTGAGCTATCTGGTGTTATCCCTGTTGTAAAGACATCTGTTGCTGGCACCCGCATTGTTGGTCGTCTTTGTGCTG GAAACAAGAACGGGCTTCTCTTGCCCCATACCACCACAGACCAag AACTTCAACATTTGAGAAACAGTCTACCTGATCAAGTTGTTGTTCAGAGGATAGAAGAAAAACTATCTGCTCTGGGGAATTGTATTGCATGTAATGACCACGTGGCCCTCACTCACACTGATCTCGACAGG GAAACCGAGGAGATAATCGCAGATGTTCTTGGAGTAGAAGTTTTCAGGCAAACCATTGCTGGTAACATTCTTGTTGGTAGTTTCTGTGCCCTCTCCAATAGTGGTGGTTTG GTCCACCCTCACACTTCCGTAGAAGACTTGGATGAACTTTCTACTCTACTTCAAATTCCTTTGGTTGCCGGAACTGTGAACCGAGGTAGTGAAGTGATAGGTGCTGGAATGATAGTAAACGATTGGACAGCATTTTGTGGTTCAGACACTACAGCAACAGAGCTTTCTGTAATTGAGAATGTTTTCATGCTGAGGGACTCAAAGCCTAGTGTCATTGTCAATGAGATGAGGAAATCCCTCATTGACAGCTATGTTTGA
- the LOC131653258 gene encoding chloride channel protein CLC-c-like isoform X1, whose protein sequence is MVLFLVKNGTGFEVPVTSSDEVTEKMEKEENVNHGDDVLDIENDGSFDGNGEEIRRYWSQFSERNMTYEEPLLVKRINTTSQIAIVGSNLCPIESLDYEIFDSEIFNQDWRSRKKVQIFQYVVLKWVFALLIGLGTGLVGLFNNVAVENIAGFKLLLTTSLMSKQRYFEAFLVYAGLNMSLAAAAAALCAFIAPSAAGSGIPEVKAYLNGIDAHSILAPSTLFVKIFGSIFGVSAGFVLGKEGPMVHTGACIASILGQGGSKKYGLTWSWLRYFKNDRDRRDMITCGAAAGVAAAFRSPVGGVLFALEEAASWWRSALLWRAFFTTAVVAIVLRGGIQFCSTGKCGLFGEGGLILYDVSSAKVTYSGGDILAVIVLATIAGILGSIYNFLVDKVVRSYSIINEKGPFFKISLVITVSLLTSCCYYFLPWIGNCIPCPIEGTVACPSIDESGEYKIFQCPPGHYNDLASLFLNTNDDAIRNLFSPKINKEFHISSLFIFFAAVYFLGIITYGIAVPSGLFIPVILAGAAYGRVISRLFEPITKLDRGLFSLLGAASFLGGTMRMTVSICVILLELTNDLLLLPLVMVALLISKSVADIFNKGVYDQILKIKGLPYLEAHAEAYMRNIATRDVVSGPLMSFSGIETVGNILHVLNTTGHNGFPVIDEPPFTDSPELCGLVLRSYLLVLLKAKNFTRERVFANASILENISVLDFGKAGSGKGVKLEDLDIEDEDLNMYVDLHPITNTSPYTVVETMSLAKAAIIFRQQGLRHMCVVPKSQERPPIVGILTRHDFMPEHVLGLYPDIKHHKWH, encoded by the exons ATGGTTTTGTTCTTAGTTAAAAACGGTACCGGATTTGAG GTTCCTGTGACATCATCGGACGAAGTTACCGAGAAgatggagaaagaagaaaatgtAAACCATGGTGATGATGTGCTTGATATAGAAAATGATGGTAGCTTTGATGGAAATGGCGAAGAAATCAGAAGATATTGGTCACAGTTTTCTGAGAGGAACATGACATATGAAGAACCTCTTCTTGTGAAGAGGATTAATACTACCTCTCAGATTGCCATAGTCGGTTCCAACCTTTGCCCTATCGAAAGTCTCGATTATGA GATTTTTGATAGTGAAATATTTAACCAGGACTGGAGGTCCAGGAAGAAGGTTCAGATATTCCAATACGTCGTACTTAAATGGGTATTTGCTCTTCTCATTGGATTAGGAACCGGATTGGTTGGTCTTTTCAATAACGTTGCTGTCGAGAACATAGCTGGTTTCAAGCTTCTTCTTACAACTAGTCTCATGTCGAAACAAAG ATATTTTGAGGCGTTTCTAGTATATGCCGGTTTGAATATGAGTTTAGCAGCAGCGGCTGCAGCTCTTTGTGCTTTCATTGCTCCGTCAGCAGCAGGCTCTGGCATTCCGGAGGTTAAAGCATATCTCAACGGCATCGATGCTCACTCGATTCTGGCTCCAAGCACTCTTTTTGTAAAG ATTTTTGGTTCCATCTTTGGAGTATCTGCTGGATTTGTGTTGGGAAAAGAAGGACCTATGGTTCATACTGGAGCATGCATAGCTTCTATTTTGGGGCAAGGCGGGTCTAAAAAGTACGGTTTGACTTGGAGTTGGCTTAGGTATTTCAAAAATGACCGAGACCGGCGAGACATGATTACTTGTGGTGCTGCTGCTGGTGTTGCGGCCGCCTTTCGATCTCCAGTAGGTGGTGTCCTCTTTGCCCTTGAAGAGGCAGCTTCTTGGTGGAGGAGTGCTCTACTTTGGAGGGCATTTTTTACTACAGCAGTAGTTGCTATTGTTCTAAGAGGCGGAATTCAATTTTGTTCGACCGGGAAATGTGGACTATTTGGCGAAGGTGGTCTTATATTGTATGATGTTAGTTCGGCCAAAGTAACCTATAGTGGCGGCGACATTTTAGCAGTAATAGTGTTGGCGACTATTGCTGGTATTCTTGGAAGCATTTATAATTTCCTCGTCGACAAGGTCGTTCGTTCATATAGCATCATCAATGA AAAGGGTCCATTTTTCAAAATCTCTCTTGTAATTACAGTTTCTCTTTTAACATCATGTTGTTATTATTTCCTACCATGGATTGGAAACTGCATCCCTTGTCCTATTGAAGGGACGGTGGCCTGTCCCTCAATTGACGAGTCGGGAGAATACAAAATCTTCCAATGTCCGCCGGGCCACTACAACGATCTTGCTTCCCTCTTTCTAAACACCAACGACGATGCTATTCGTAATCTATTCAGTCCTAAGATAAACAAAGAGTTTCACATTTCaagtttgtttatcttctttgcAGCTGTTTACTTTCTCGGTATAATCACATATGGCATCGCTGTTCCGTCTGGACTTTTCATCCCGGTGATACTTGCTGGTGCTGCGTACGGCCGTGTTATCAGTAGACTCTTTGAACCAATCACCAAACTCGACCGAGGTCTCTTTTCTCTCCTAGGAGCAGCCTCTTTCCTCGGTGGTACAATGAGAATGACAGTCTCGATTTGTGTTATATTACTCGAACTCACTAATGATCTCTTGTTACTTCCACTCGTCATGGTGGCATTATTAATCTCGAAATCCGTGGCCGATATTTTCAACAAAGGTGTCTATGATCAAATATTGAAGATCAAAGGACTTCCTTATTTAGAAGCGCACGCCGAAGCATACATGAGGAATATAGCTACACGCGATGTTGTCTCGGGTCCATTAATGTCCTTTTCTGGCATCGAAACGGTCGGGAACATTTTACATGTTCTGAACACTACAGGACACAACGGGTTTCCGGTCATCGACGAACCGCCTTTCACAGACTCGCCAGAGTTGTGTGGACTCGTGCTAAGGTCTTACTTACTAGTTTTACTAAAGGCGAAGAATTTTACAAGAGAGAGGGTTTTCGCAAACGCGAGTATCTTAGAAAATATTTCCGTGCTGGATTTTGGAAAGGCGGGATCGGGAAAAGGAGTCAAATTAGAGGATTTAGATATCGAAGACGAAGATTTGAACATGTACGTTGATCTTCATCCAATAACCAATACATCACCGTACACTGTGGTTGAGACGATGTCACTTGCTAAAGCCGCTATTATTTTCCGTCAACAAGGACTCAGGCACATGTGTGTTGTTCCGAAGAGCCAAGAG AGACCTCCGATAGTCGGGATTCTGACGCGCCACGATTTCATGCCGGAACATGTTTTGGGACTTTACCCTGATATCAAGCATCACAAATGGCACTGA
- the LOC131653258 gene encoding chloride channel protein CLC-c-like isoform X3 yields the protein MEKEENVNHGDDVLDIENDGSFDGNGEEIRRYWSQFSERNMTYEEPLLVKRINTTSQIAIVGSNLCPIESLDYEIFDSEIFNQDWRSRKKVQIFQYVVLKWVFALLIGLGTGLVGLFNNVAVENIAGFKLLLTTSLMSKQRYFEAFLVYAGLNMSLAAAAAALCAFIAPSAAGSGIPEVKAYLNGIDAHSILAPSTLFVKIFGSIFGVSAGFVLGKEGPMVHTGACIASILGQGGSKKYGLTWSWLRYFKNDRDRRDMITCGAAAGVAAAFRSPVGGVLFALEEAASWWRSALLWRAFFTTAVVAIVLRGGIQFCSTGKCGLFGEGGLILYDVSSAKVTYSGGDILAVIVLATIAGILGSIYNFLVDKVVRSYSIINEKGPFFKISLVITVSLLTSCCYYFLPWIGNCIPCPIEGTVACPSIDESGEYKIFQCPPGHYNDLASLFLNTNDDAIRNLFSPKINKEFHISSLFIFFAAVYFLGIITYGIAVPSGLFIPVILAGAAYGRVISRLFEPITKLDRGLFSLLGAASFLGGTMRMTVSICVILLELTNDLLLLPLVMVALLISKSVADIFNKGVYDQILKIKGLPYLEAHAEAYMRNIATRDVVSGPLMSFSGIETVGNILHVLNTTGHNGFPVIDEPPFTDSPELCGLVLRSYLLVLLKAKNFTRERVFANASILENISVLDFGKAGSGKGVKLEDLDIEDEDLNMYVDLHPITNTSPYTVVETMSLAKAAIIFRQQGLRHMCVVPKSQERPPIVGILTRHDFMPEHVLGLYPDIKHHKWH from the exons atggagaaagaagaaaatgtAAACCATGGTGATGATGTGCTTGATATAGAAAATGATGGTAGCTTTGATGGAAATGGCGAAGAAATCAGAAGATATTGGTCACAGTTTTCTGAGAGGAACATGACATATGAAGAACCTCTTCTTGTGAAGAGGATTAATACTACCTCTCAGATTGCCATAGTCGGTTCCAACCTTTGCCCTATCGAAAGTCTCGATTATGA GATTTTTGATAGTGAAATATTTAACCAGGACTGGAGGTCCAGGAAGAAGGTTCAGATATTCCAATACGTCGTACTTAAATGGGTATTTGCTCTTCTCATTGGATTAGGAACCGGATTGGTTGGTCTTTTCAATAACGTTGCTGTCGAGAACATAGCTGGTTTCAAGCTTCTTCTTACAACTAGTCTCATGTCGAAACAAAG ATATTTTGAGGCGTTTCTAGTATATGCCGGTTTGAATATGAGTTTAGCAGCAGCGGCTGCAGCTCTTTGTGCTTTCATTGCTCCGTCAGCAGCAGGCTCTGGCATTCCGGAGGTTAAAGCATATCTCAACGGCATCGATGCTCACTCGATTCTGGCTCCAAGCACTCTTTTTGTAAAG ATTTTTGGTTCCATCTTTGGAGTATCTGCTGGATTTGTGTTGGGAAAAGAAGGACCTATGGTTCATACTGGAGCATGCATAGCTTCTATTTTGGGGCAAGGCGGGTCTAAAAAGTACGGTTTGACTTGGAGTTGGCTTAGGTATTTCAAAAATGACCGAGACCGGCGAGACATGATTACTTGTGGTGCTGCTGCTGGTGTTGCGGCCGCCTTTCGATCTCCAGTAGGTGGTGTCCTCTTTGCCCTTGAAGAGGCAGCTTCTTGGTGGAGGAGTGCTCTACTTTGGAGGGCATTTTTTACTACAGCAGTAGTTGCTATTGTTCTAAGAGGCGGAATTCAATTTTGTTCGACCGGGAAATGTGGACTATTTGGCGAAGGTGGTCTTATATTGTATGATGTTAGTTCGGCCAAAGTAACCTATAGTGGCGGCGACATTTTAGCAGTAATAGTGTTGGCGACTATTGCTGGTATTCTTGGAAGCATTTATAATTTCCTCGTCGACAAGGTCGTTCGTTCATATAGCATCATCAATGA AAAGGGTCCATTTTTCAAAATCTCTCTTGTAATTACAGTTTCTCTTTTAACATCATGTTGTTATTATTTCCTACCATGGATTGGAAACTGCATCCCTTGTCCTATTGAAGGGACGGTGGCCTGTCCCTCAATTGACGAGTCGGGAGAATACAAAATCTTCCAATGTCCGCCGGGCCACTACAACGATCTTGCTTCCCTCTTTCTAAACACCAACGACGATGCTATTCGTAATCTATTCAGTCCTAAGATAAACAAAGAGTTTCACATTTCaagtttgtttatcttctttgcAGCTGTTTACTTTCTCGGTATAATCACATATGGCATCGCTGTTCCGTCTGGACTTTTCATCCCGGTGATACTTGCTGGTGCTGCGTACGGCCGTGTTATCAGTAGACTCTTTGAACCAATCACCAAACTCGACCGAGGTCTCTTTTCTCTCCTAGGAGCAGCCTCTTTCCTCGGTGGTACAATGAGAATGACAGTCTCGATTTGTGTTATATTACTCGAACTCACTAATGATCTCTTGTTACTTCCACTCGTCATGGTGGCATTATTAATCTCGAAATCCGTGGCCGATATTTTCAACAAAGGTGTCTATGATCAAATATTGAAGATCAAAGGACTTCCTTATTTAGAAGCGCACGCCGAAGCATACATGAGGAATATAGCTACACGCGATGTTGTCTCGGGTCCATTAATGTCCTTTTCTGGCATCGAAACGGTCGGGAACATTTTACATGTTCTGAACACTACAGGACACAACGGGTTTCCGGTCATCGACGAACCGCCTTTCACAGACTCGCCAGAGTTGTGTGGACTCGTGCTAAGGTCTTACTTACTAGTTTTACTAAAGGCGAAGAATTTTACAAGAGAGAGGGTTTTCGCAAACGCGAGTATCTTAGAAAATATTTCCGTGCTGGATTTTGGAAAGGCGGGATCGGGAAAAGGAGTCAAATTAGAGGATTTAGATATCGAAGACGAAGATTTGAACATGTACGTTGATCTTCATCCAATAACCAATACATCACCGTACACTGTGGTTGAGACGATGTCACTTGCTAAAGCCGCTATTATTTTCCGTCAACAAGGACTCAGGCACATGTGTGTTGTTCCGAAGAGCCAAGAG AGACCTCCGATAGTCGGGATTCTGACGCGCCACGATTTCATGCCGGAACATGTTTTGGGACTTTACCCTGATATCAAGCATCACAAATGGCACTGA
- the LOC131653258 gene encoding chloride channel protein CLC-c-like isoform X4, producing the protein MSKQRYFEAFLVYAGLNMSLAAAAAALCAFIAPSAAGSGIPEVKAYLNGIDAHSILAPSTLFVKIFGSIFGVSAGFVLGKEGPMVHTGACIASILGQGGSKKYGLTWSWLRYFKNDRDRRDMITCGAAAGVAAAFRSPVGGVLFALEEAASWWRSALLWRAFFTTAVVAIVLRGGIQFCSTGKCGLFGEGGLILYDVSSAKVTYSGGDILAVIVLATIAGILGSIYNFLVDKVVRSYSIINEKGPFFKISLVITVSLLTSCCYYFLPWIGNCIPCPIEGTVACPSIDESGEYKIFQCPPGHYNDLASLFLNTNDDAIRNLFSPKINKEFHISSLFIFFAAVYFLGIITYGIAVPSGLFIPVILAGAAYGRVISRLFEPITKLDRGLFSLLGAASFLGGTMRMTVSICVILLELTNDLLLLPLVMVALLISKSVADIFNKGVYDQILKIKGLPYLEAHAEAYMRNIATRDVVSGPLMSFSGIETVGNILHVLNTTGHNGFPVIDEPPFTDSPELCGLVLRSYLLVLLKAKNFTRERVFANASILENISVLDFGKAGSGKGVKLEDLDIEDEDLNMYVDLHPITNTSPYTVVETMSLAKAAIIFRQQGLRHMCVVPKSQERPPIVGILTRHDFMPEHVLGLYPDIKHHKWH; encoded by the exons ATGTCGAAACAAAG ATATTTTGAGGCGTTTCTAGTATATGCCGGTTTGAATATGAGTTTAGCAGCAGCGGCTGCAGCTCTTTGTGCTTTCATTGCTCCGTCAGCAGCAGGCTCTGGCATTCCGGAGGTTAAAGCATATCTCAACGGCATCGATGCTCACTCGATTCTGGCTCCAAGCACTCTTTTTGTAAAG ATTTTTGGTTCCATCTTTGGAGTATCTGCTGGATTTGTGTTGGGAAAAGAAGGACCTATGGTTCATACTGGAGCATGCATAGCTTCTATTTTGGGGCAAGGCGGGTCTAAAAAGTACGGTTTGACTTGGAGTTGGCTTAGGTATTTCAAAAATGACCGAGACCGGCGAGACATGATTACTTGTGGTGCTGCTGCTGGTGTTGCGGCCGCCTTTCGATCTCCAGTAGGTGGTGTCCTCTTTGCCCTTGAAGAGGCAGCTTCTTGGTGGAGGAGTGCTCTACTTTGGAGGGCATTTTTTACTACAGCAGTAGTTGCTATTGTTCTAAGAGGCGGAATTCAATTTTGTTCGACCGGGAAATGTGGACTATTTGGCGAAGGTGGTCTTATATTGTATGATGTTAGTTCGGCCAAAGTAACCTATAGTGGCGGCGACATTTTAGCAGTAATAGTGTTGGCGACTATTGCTGGTATTCTTGGAAGCATTTATAATTTCCTCGTCGACAAGGTCGTTCGTTCATATAGCATCATCAATGA AAAGGGTCCATTTTTCAAAATCTCTCTTGTAATTACAGTTTCTCTTTTAACATCATGTTGTTATTATTTCCTACCATGGATTGGAAACTGCATCCCTTGTCCTATTGAAGGGACGGTGGCCTGTCCCTCAATTGACGAGTCGGGAGAATACAAAATCTTCCAATGTCCGCCGGGCCACTACAACGATCTTGCTTCCCTCTTTCTAAACACCAACGACGATGCTATTCGTAATCTATTCAGTCCTAAGATAAACAAAGAGTTTCACATTTCaagtttgtttatcttctttgcAGCTGTTTACTTTCTCGGTATAATCACATATGGCATCGCTGTTCCGTCTGGACTTTTCATCCCGGTGATACTTGCTGGTGCTGCGTACGGCCGTGTTATCAGTAGACTCTTTGAACCAATCACCAAACTCGACCGAGGTCTCTTTTCTCTCCTAGGAGCAGCCTCTTTCCTCGGTGGTACAATGAGAATGACAGTCTCGATTTGTGTTATATTACTCGAACTCACTAATGATCTCTTGTTACTTCCACTCGTCATGGTGGCATTATTAATCTCGAAATCCGTGGCCGATATTTTCAACAAAGGTGTCTATGATCAAATATTGAAGATCAAAGGACTTCCTTATTTAGAAGCGCACGCCGAAGCATACATGAGGAATATAGCTACACGCGATGTTGTCTCGGGTCCATTAATGTCCTTTTCTGGCATCGAAACGGTCGGGAACATTTTACATGTTCTGAACACTACAGGACACAACGGGTTTCCGGTCATCGACGAACCGCCTTTCACAGACTCGCCAGAGTTGTGTGGACTCGTGCTAAGGTCTTACTTACTAGTTTTACTAAAGGCGAAGAATTTTACAAGAGAGAGGGTTTTCGCAAACGCGAGTATCTTAGAAAATATTTCCGTGCTGGATTTTGGAAAGGCGGGATCGGGAAAAGGAGTCAAATTAGAGGATTTAGATATCGAAGACGAAGATTTGAACATGTACGTTGATCTTCATCCAATAACCAATACATCACCGTACACTGTGGTTGAGACGATGTCACTTGCTAAAGCCGCTATTATTTTCCGTCAACAAGGACTCAGGCACATGTGTGTTGTTCCGAAGAGCCAAGAG AGACCTCCGATAGTCGGGATTCTGACGCGCCACGATTTCATGCCGGAACATGTTTTGGGACTTTACCCTGATATCAAGCATCACAAATGGCACTGA
- the LOC131653258 gene encoding chloride channel protein CLC-c-like isoform X2, with translation MSVPVTSSDEVTEKMEKEENVNHGDDVLDIENDGSFDGNGEEIRRYWSQFSERNMTYEEPLLVKRINTTSQIAIVGSNLCPIESLDYEIFDSEIFNQDWRSRKKVQIFQYVVLKWVFALLIGLGTGLVGLFNNVAVENIAGFKLLLTTSLMSKQRYFEAFLVYAGLNMSLAAAAAALCAFIAPSAAGSGIPEVKAYLNGIDAHSILAPSTLFVKIFGSIFGVSAGFVLGKEGPMVHTGACIASILGQGGSKKYGLTWSWLRYFKNDRDRRDMITCGAAAGVAAAFRSPVGGVLFALEEAASWWRSALLWRAFFTTAVVAIVLRGGIQFCSTGKCGLFGEGGLILYDVSSAKVTYSGGDILAVIVLATIAGILGSIYNFLVDKVVRSYSIINEKGPFFKISLVITVSLLTSCCYYFLPWIGNCIPCPIEGTVACPSIDESGEYKIFQCPPGHYNDLASLFLNTNDDAIRNLFSPKINKEFHISSLFIFFAAVYFLGIITYGIAVPSGLFIPVILAGAAYGRVISRLFEPITKLDRGLFSLLGAASFLGGTMRMTVSICVILLELTNDLLLLPLVMVALLISKSVADIFNKGVYDQILKIKGLPYLEAHAEAYMRNIATRDVVSGPLMSFSGIETVGNILHVLNTTGHNGFPVIDEPPFTDSPELCGLVLRSYLLVLLKAKNFTRERVFANASILENISVLDFGKAGSGKGVKLEDLDIEDEDLNMYVDLHPITNTSPYTVVETMSLAKAAIIFRQQGLRHMCVVPKSQERPPIVGILTRHDFMPEHVLGLYPDIKHHKWH, from the exons ATGAGT GTTCCTGTGACATCATCGGACGAAGTTACCGAGAAgatggagaaagaagaaaatgtAAACCATGGTGATGATGTGCTTGATATAGAAAATGATGGTAGCTTTGATGGAAATGGCGAAGAAATCAGAAGATATTGGTCACAGTTTTCTGAGAGGAACATGACATATGAAGAACCTCTTCTTGTGAAGAGGATTAATACTACCTCTCAGATTGCCATAGTCGGTTCCAACCTTTGCCCTATCGAAAGTCTCGATTATGA GATTTTTGATAGTGAAATATTTAACCAGGACTGGAGGTCCAGGAAGAAGGTTCAGATATTCCAATACGTCGTACTTAAATGGGTATTTGCTCTTCTCATTGGATTAGGAACCGGATTGGTTGGTCTTTTCAATAACGTTGCTGTCGAGAACATAGCTGGTTTCAAGCTTCTTCTTACAACTAGTCTCATGTCGAAACAAAG ATATTTTGAGGCGTTTCTAGTATATGCCGGTTTGAATATGAGTTTAGCAGCAGCGGCTGCAGCTCTTTGTGCTTTCATTGCTCCGTCAGCAGCAGGCTCTGGCATTCCGGAGGTTAAAGCATATCTCAACGGCATCGATGCTCACTCGATTCTGGCTCCAAGCACTCTTTTTGTAAAG ATTTTTGGTTCCATCTTTGGAGTATCTGCTGGATTTGTGTTGGGAAAAGAAGGACCTATGGTTCATACTGGAGCATGCATAGCTTCTATTTTGGGGCAAGGCGGGTCTAAAAAGTACGGTTTGACTTGGAGTTGGCTTAGGTATTTCAAAAATGACCGAGACCGGCGAGACATGATTACTTGTGGTGCTGCTGCTGGTGTTGCGGCCGCCTTTCGATCTCCAGTAGGTGGTGTCCTCTTTGCCCTTGAAGAGGCAGCTTCTTGGTGGAGGAGTGCTCTACTTTGGAGGGCATTTTTTACTACAGCAGTAGTTGCTATTGTTCTAAGAGGCGGAATTCAATTTTGTTCGACCGGGAAATGTGGACTATTTGGCGAAGGTGGTCTTATATTGTATGATGTTAGTTCGGCCAAAGTAACCTATAGTGGCGGCGACATTTTAGCAGTAATAGTGTTGGCGACTATTGCTGGTATTCTTGGAAGCATTTATAATTTCCTCGTCGACAAGGTCGTTCGTTCATATAGCATCATCAATGA AAAGGGTCCATTTTTCAAAATCTCTCTTGTAATTACAGTTTCTCTTTTAACATCATGTTGTTATTATTTCCTACCATGGATTGGAAACTGCATCCCTTGTCCTATTGAAGGGACGGTGGCCTGTCCCTCAATTGACGAGTCGGGAGAATACAAAATCTTCCAATGTCCGCCGGGCCACTACAACGATCTTGCTTCCCTCTTTCTAAACACCAACGACGATGCTATTCGTAATCTATTCAGTCCTAAGATAAACAAAGAGTTTCACATTTCaagtttgtttatcttctttgcAGCTGTTTACTTTCTCGGTATAATCACATATGGCATCGCTGTTCCGTCTGGACTTTTCATCCCGGTGATACTTGCTGGTGCTGCGTACGGCCGTGTTATCAGTAGACTCTTTGAACCAATCACCAAACTCGACCGAGGTCTCTTTTCTCTCCTAGGAGCAGCCTCTTTCCTCGGTGGTACAATGAGAATGACAGTCTCGATTTGTGTTATATTACTCGAACTCACTAATGATCTCTTGTTACTTCCACTCGTCATGGTGGCATTATTAATCTCGAAATCCGTGGCCGATATTTTCAACAAAGGTGTCTATGATCAAATATTGAAGATCAAAGGACTTCCTTATTTAGAAGCGCACGCCGAAGCATACATGAGGAATATAGCTACACGCGATGTTGTCTCGGGTCCATTAATGTCCTTTTCTGGCATCGAAACGGTCGGGAACATTTTACATGTTCTGAACACTACAGGACACAACGGGTTTCCGGTCATCGACGAACCGCCTTTCACAGACTCGCCAGAGTTGTGTGGACTCGTGCTAAGGTCTTACTTACTAGTTTTACTAAAGGCGAAGAATTTTACAAGAGAGAGGGTTTTCGCAAACGCGAGTATCTTAGAAAATATTTCCGTGCTGGATTTTGGAAAGGCGGGATCGGGAAAAGGAGTCAAATTAGAGGATTTAGATATCGAAGACGAAGATTTGAACATGTACGTTGATCTTCATCCAATAACCAATACATCACCGTACACTGTGGTTGAGACGATGTCACTTGCTAAAGCCGCTATTATTTTCCGTCAACAAGGACTCAGGCACATGTGTGTTGTTCCGAAGAGCCAAGAG AGACCTCCGATAGTCGGGATTCTGACGCGCCACGATTTCATGCCGGAACATGTTTTGGGACTTTACCCTGATATCAAGCATCACAAATGGCACTGA